From a single Calothrix sp. NIES-2098 genomic region:
- a CDS encoding aldo/keto reductase encodes MSLPTTKLGQTGLTVSRLALGTMTFGLQTDEEISRQILDTAADAGINFLDTADVYPLGGGLPTVGRTEEIVGRWLKGKREHFILATKAVGKVGPAPWDQGASRKHILDAIDASLRRLGTDYVDLYQLHSDDASTPLDETLEALDTVVRTGKARYIGVSNFLAYRLARALGRADVRNLTRFVSIQPRYNLLFREIERELLPLAQEEGLGVIPYNPLAGGLLTGKHNLAQGPTAGTRFTLGTAAERYQERYWRDREFNTVEELRTVADLAGVSLTTLALAWVLANPVITAPIIGASRPEQLADTLKAVELKLDESLKQKLDDITVEYRRGDAVR; translated from the coding sequence ATGAGCTTACCAACCACTAAACTCGGTCAAACCGGATTGACTGTTTCGCGCCTTGCTCTTGGTACAATGACTTTCGGATTGCAGACAGACGAAGAAATTTCTAGGCAAATTCTCGATACTGCTGCCGATGCTGGTATCAATTTTCTCGATACAGCCGATGTTTATCCCCTCGGCGGTGGATTGCCAACAGTTGGACGTACTGAGGAAATTGTAGGACGCTGGCTCAAAGGTAAACGCGAACATTTTATTTTAGCTACCAAGGCTGTAGGCAAGGTTGGCCCTGCACCTTGGGATCAAGGCGCTTCACGCAAACATATTCTTGATGCGATCGATGCTTCCCTCAGACGACTGGGAACTGATTACGTTGACCTATACCAATTGCATTCTGACGATGCCTCTACTCCTCTGGATGAAACTTTAGAAGCATTAGATACAGTAGTGCGTACAGGTAAAGCACGTTATATCGGGGTTTCTAACTTTTTAGCATACCGACTCGCACGGGCTTTGGGTCGTGCAGATGTGCGAAATTTGACTCGCTTTGTTTCGATTCAACCACGGTATAATTTGTTGTTCCGCGAAATTGAACGAGAACTTTTACCCCTGGCGCAAGAAGAAGGATTGGGTGTAATTCCTTACAATCCCTTGGCGGGTGGTTTACTTACTGGCAAACACAATCTAGCTCAAGGGCCCACCGCAGGCACTCGTTTTACCTTGGGTACGGCGGCGGAACGCTATCAAGAAAGATATTGGCGCGATCGCGAGTTCAATACTGTTGAAGAATTACGCACAGTGGCAGATTTAGCTGGAGTATCCTTGACTACCTTAGCGCTGGCTTGGGTGTTGGCTAATCCGGTGATTACTGCCCCGATTATTGGTGCTAGCCGTCCAGAACAATTGGCAGACACCCTTAAGGCTGTAGAACTAAAACTTGATGAGAGTTTGAAACAAAAACTAGACGACATTACTGTTGAATATCGTCGGGGAGATGCTGTGCGCTAA
- a CDS encoding phospholipase/carboxylesterase — protein MPIEKRSGLLPYLFSAVWEDANKPAPLVLFLHGARDRGNDLNVLLKWGLPRFVNESSALPYFFLAPQLPEGQTWVERESDVIALLDNFIASRSIDPSRVIISGFSLGTAGAWHIAASHRDRFAGLVAVSGRVPKTLEESQLAALKEIPIQIFQGAKDEKLSVEDTQQIVDTLRGLGGTVDFTVLPEGDHFIADEVYSDLKLQQWLISQSRRETSVVASV, from the coding sequence ATGCCTATCGAAAAGCGCTCCGGTTTATTGCCTTATCTGTTCTCGGCTGTTTGGGAAGATGCTAACAAACCTGCACCGCTGGTGTTGTTTTTGCATGGAGCACGCGATCGCGGAAATGATTTAAATGTGCTGCTAAAATGGGGTCTACCACGTTTTGTGAATGAATCAAGCGCTTTACCTTACTTCTTTTTAGCGCCTCAACTTCCGGAAGGGCAAACTTGGGTAGAGCGAGAATCAGATGTAATTGCTTTGTTGGATAACTTTATCGCCTCCCGGTCTATCGATCCGTCCCGTGTCATTATATCTGGGTTCAGCTTAGGTACGGCAGGGGCTTGGCACATCGCAGCTTCTCATCGCGATCGCTTTGCTGGTTTGGTAGCAGTTTCAGGTCGCGTTCCCAAAACGTTAGAAGAAAGCCAACTAGCTGCACTCAAGGAAATTCCCATTCAAATATTCCAAGGTGCTAAGGACGAAAAGCTTTCTGTTGAAGATACACAGCAGATTGTTGATACCTTGCGCGGATTGGGAGGAACAGTAGATTTTACTGTATTGCCCGAAGGCGATCATTTTATTGCTGATGAAGTATACAGCGACCTGAAATTGCAACAATGGCTGATTTCACAAAGTCGTCGTGAAACTTCTGTCGTTGCCTCGGTCTGA
- a CDS encoding amidohydrolase 2 has product MTEYSRLKTSRSAAIKATLDYPIIDTDVHTNDFTPAIEDYIANYGGSKLVDELRKAESSRLNSKSNGKDWYQQTPEERQYNRTIRSPWWARVTRNTLDLATYTLPELFYERQAEQGSDYSVLFPNNVLAPAGAGPEHRQALQRAVNHYHADLYRKYSDRLTVVAGIPMGNPQEAIEELEFAVNTLGLKVANIPGGVKRPIKAIADKYPADQFPEVAKYASYIDFYGLDSEYDYDPFWAKAVELGVPITTHYGSQGWTGRSSISNYMNNHIGHFADGSQAFAKALFFGGVTKRFPQLRVAMLEGGADWGAHVYIHLVDRFSKRNLKGLQNYNPDLTNADELFVLFERFGSEFLKAHPLTKEELTKSVLGSSFNRHSRSPVGSELEDFAAAGIETIEDIRDRWVNSFFFGSESDDRTIGTAFNDKANPLGVKINAIYSSDVGHWDVPDLTDPLAESWDLVQEGVISEADFKAYVFGNPYKFYTQAHPDFFKGTAIESKVPTPQVDKNLVVA; this is encoded by the coding sequence ATGACTGAATATAGCAGATTGAAAACTTCTCGTTCGGCTGCAATCAAAGCAACTCTGGATTATCCAATCATTGATACTGATGTTCATACCAATGATTTCACTCCAGCGATTGAGGATTACATCGCTAATTACGGCGGCTCGAAACTTGTAGATGAATTGCGCAAGGCGGAATCTTCTCGTCTTAACTCCAAGAGTAACGGTAAAGACTGGTATCAACAAACCCCAGAGGAGCGCCAATACAACCGGACAATTCGCTCTCCTTGGTGGGCTAGAGTTACCCGTAATACATTGGATCTCGCTACTTATACGTTGCCGGAATTGTTCTATGAACGTCAGGCGGAGCAAGGTTCAGATTATTCGGTGCTGTTTCCTAACAATGTCCTCGCACCGGCGGGAGCAGGCCCAGAACATCGCCAAGCACTACAACGGGCGGTAAATCACTATCATGCTGACTTGTATCGCAAATATAGCGATCGCCTAACGGTAGTAGCTGGTATCCCGATGGGTAATCCGCAAGAAGCGATTGAGGAGCTAGAGTTTGCCGTAAATACACTAGGGCTGAAAGTTGCAAATATTCCTGGTGGTGTGAAACGGCCAATTAAGGCGATCGCAGATAAATATCCAGCAGACCAATTCCCCGAAGTTGCCAAGTATGCTTCCTACATTGACTTTTACGGATTGGATAGTGAATACGACTACGATCCATTCTGGGCGAAAGCCGTTGAATTAGGCGTACCCATTACTACCCATTACGGTAGCCAAGGTTGGACTGGACGCTCCTCGATCAGTAACTACATGAACAACCACATCGGTCACTTTGCCGATGGTTCCCAAGCATTTGCTAAAGCACTATTCTTTGGTGGTGTTACCAAGCGTTTCCCACAATTGCGCGTAGCCATGCTTGAAGGTGGTGCAGATTGGGGCGCTCACGTCTACATTCATTTGGTAGACAGATTCTCCAAGCGCAATCTCAAGGGGCTGCAAAACTACAACCCAGATCTGACAAATGCTGATGAGTTGTTTGTGTTGTTTGAGCGCTTCGGTAGTGAATTCCTCAAAGCGCATCCACTGACTAAAGAAGAACTCACAAAGTCTGTACTCGGTTCTTCCTTTAACCGTCATAGTCGCTCGCCTGTTGGTAGCGAACTGGAAGACTTTGCTGCTGCTGGGATTGAAACCATTGAAGACATCCGCGATCGCTGGGTGAATAGTTTCTTCTTTGGTTCTGAGTCTGACGATCGCACCATCGGCACAGCATTCAACGACAAAGCCAATCCCTTGGGTGTGAAAATCAACGCCATCTATTCCTCAGATGTGGGTCACTGGGATGTACCCGACCTCACAGATCCGCTAGCAGAAAGCTGGGATCTGGTGCAAGAAGGTGTGATTTCCGAAGCTGACTTTAAAGCTTACGTCTTTGGTAATCCCTACAAGTTCTACACCCAAGCTCACCCCGACTTCTTCAAGGGTACGGCGATTGAATCTAAAGTACCTACTCCACAAGTAGATAAGAACCTCGTAGTGGCTTAA
- a CDS encoding monooxygenase-like protein — MSKKRQFRLGAFIQATGHHVSAWRHPDAQIDAGFNFEHYKEITQTAERGLFDAVFLADSPGVWGGAPETQKRNGKIVHFEPVTLFSALSSVTKNIGFIATASTTYEEPYTLARKFASLDHLSKGRAGWNVVTTGNENAAANFGLEYHPEHSQRYERAEEFVEVVKGLWDSWEDDAFIRDRESGVYFDPEKLHILNHKGKHFSVKGPLNVGRPPQGYPVIVQAGASEAGRDLAARTAEVIFTANQTLADAQEFYADVKGRLAKYGRSPDDLKIMPGAFPVIGRTEEEAREKYEFIQSLIHPDVAWGILRNYYKDLDLSNYSLDDLAPELPSDTNTNKSRLKLVKDLATRGTLTLRQLYLALATARGHRTIIGTPKSIADQLEEWFNNGAADGFNIMPPILPTGLDDFVNLVVPILQKRGLFRTEYEGSTLRENLGLRRPGNQFAVKQVDETLVLA, encoded by the coding sequence ATGAGCAAAAAACGCCAGTTTCGTTTAGGTGCATTTATTCAAGCCACTGGACATCACGTTTCTGCTTGGCGACATCCCGACGCACAAATAGATGCTGGGTTCAATTTTGAGCATTACAAAGAAATTACCCAAACTGCCGAACGTGGTTTATTTGATGCAGTATTTCTAGCTGACAGCCCAGGGGTTTGGGGTGGCGCACCAGAGACACAAAAACGCAATGGAAAAATTGTTCATTTTGAGCCAGTTACTCTCTTCTCGGCTTTGTCTTCTGTTACCAAAAACATAGGCTTTATTGCTACTGCCTCGACCACATACGAAGAACCCTATACCTTAGCTCGTAAGTTTGCCTCTTTGGATCACTTAAGTAAAGGCCGCGCAGGGTGGAATGTAGTCACCACAGGTAATGAAAACGCCGCAGCTAATTTTGGTCTGGAATATCATCCAGAACACAGTCAGCGTTATGAACGTGCGGAAGAATTTGTGGAAGTCGTAAAAGGACTGTGGGATAGTTGGGAAGACGATGCCTTCATCCGTGACAGAGAATCTGGTGTCTATTTCGATCCGGAAAAACTGCATATACTCAACCACAAAGGCAAGCATTTTTCTGTCAAAGGCCCCTTAAACGTTGGTCGTCCGCCTCAAGGCTACCCGGTGATTGTGCAAGCGGGAGCATCCGAAGCTGGACGGGACTTAGCCGCGCGTACTGCTGAGGTAATCTTTACCGCCAATCAAACCCTAGCCGACGCTCAGGAATTTTATGCTGACGTCAAAGGGAGACTGGCAAAATATGGACGCTCTCCAGACGACCTAAAAATCATGCCTGGGGCTTTCCCAGTCATTGGCCGTACTGAAGAAGAAGCGCGAGAAAAGTACGAATTCATCCAATCGTTGATCCATCCCGATGTCGCTTGGGGTATTTTGCGAAACTATTACAAAGATTTGGATCTGTCGAATTATTCTCTAGACGATCTGGCTCCCGAATTACCTAGCGATACCAACACCAACAAGAGTCGTCTGAAATTAGTTAAAGATTTGGCTACTCGTGGGACTTTGACGCTACGCCAGTTATATCTGGCTCTGGCTACTGCACGCGGTCATCGCACCATCATTGGTACTCCCAAAAGTATTGCCGACCAACTAGAGGAATGGTTCAACAATGGCGCAGCAGATGGTTTCAATATCATGCCACCCATCTTGCCTACAGGATTGGATGACTTCGTAAATCTAGTCGTTCCCATCCTCCAGAAACGCGGACTGTTCCGTACTGAATACGAAGGCAGTACTTTGCGGGAAAACCTGGGGCTGCGTCGTCCGGGTAATCAATTCGCTGTCAAACAAGTGGATGAGACATTGGTGTTGGCTTAA
- a CDS encoding putative methyltransferase has translation MTQLKTLPTYDPTLFEGAAEVYAQYRTKYPPAVFDKLTEIFHLNGQGRLLDLGTGPGLIAIPLSTKFQEVVALDPDPQMLKEAQRQAAAIGANNITWLEQGAELINPSLGVFKLATIGRAFHWMERELVLERLYELLTDDGSVALLNTGDNPWESSLPWKQAAVGVVKKWLGEERRTGQRGQGIRKPVDPPHEVVIANSKFARQEVYEVPFEKSWTVSSYLGYLYTTAFSLKIFYGDKAEEFEADIKQALLAVEPSGEFKEELKATILVAWKH, from the coding sequence ATGACCCAACTAAAAACACTCCCAACCTACGACCCAACATTATTTGAGGGTGCAGCTGAAGTCTACGCTCAATATAGAACTAAATATCCACCTGCCGTATTTGACAAACTCACTGAAATATTTCATCTCAATGGTCAGGGACGACTGCTGGATTTGGGTACTGGGCCAGGTTTAATTGCGATTCCCCTCAGCACTAAATTTCAGGAAGTAGTGGCGCTCGATCCCGATCCCCAGATGCTCAAAGAAGCACAACGCCAAGCCGCCGCCATAGGCGCAAATAATATTACTTGGCTAGAACAAGGAGCAGAACTGATTAACCCTAGTTTAGGGGTATTTAAACTAGCTACCATTGGCAGAGCTTTCCATTGGATGGAACGCGAACTCGTACTCGAACGCCTTTACGAATTGCTGACAGATGATGGATCTGTAGCACTACTTAACACAGGCGACAACCCTTGGGAAAGTTCTCTACCTTGGAAACAAGCTGCTGTTGGAGTAGTGAAAAAATGGTTAGGTGAAGAACGACGGACTGGACAACGAGGACAAGGGATTCGTAAACCAGTCGATCCTCCTCATGAAGTCGTAATTGCCAATTCAAAATTTGCTCGCCAAGAAGTATATGAAGTGCCATTTGAAAAATCTTGGACAGTCTCTAGCTATCTTGGCTACTTATACACTACAGCCTTCTCTCTGAAAATTTTCTATGGCGACAAAGCCGAAGAATTTGAAGCAGATATCAAGCAAGCATTACTAGCAGTTGAGCCTTCTGGAGAGTTTAAAGAAGAACTCAAAGCCACAATTTTAGTAGCTTGGAAGCATTAA
- a CDS encoding binding-protein-dependent transport systems inner membrane component yields the protein MTITLNKINSNIFPKALLQSQLFQKIVPWIVPFTVVILWEIASRTGLLSTRILPAPSSVVLTAFKLASTGELFKHIGISAGRAISGFIVGGSIGFTLGLLNGFFPVAEKLLDSSLQMLRTIPNLALIPLVILWFGIGDQARLFLVSMGVFFPIYLNTFHGIRSVDPGLIEMGRVYGLKTRELLWQIIFPGALSSILVGVRFSLGIMWLTLIVAETIAADSGIGYMAMNAREFMQTDVVVLSIFIYALLGKLADAIARTLEAKCLAWHPNYQSA from the coding sequence ATGACTATTACCCTCAATAAAATCAACAGCAACATCTTTCCAAAAGCGTTACTGCAAAGCCAACTATTCCAGAAGATAGTTCCTTGGATTGTACCTTTTACAGTGGTGATCCTATGGGAAATCGCTTCTAGAACAGGTTTACTTTCAACCAGAATTTTACCTGCACCGAGTAGTGTGGTTTTGACGGCGTTTAAATTGGCCTCTACAGGAGAACTGTTTAAACATATAGGTATTAGCGCTGGACGTGCAATATCCGGTTTTATAGTTGGTGGTAGTATTGGTTTTACCTTGGGATTACTGAATGGTTTTTTCCCGGTTGCCGAAAAATTATTAGATAGTTCCTTACAAATGCTCCGTACCATTCCCAATTTGGCATTGATTCCTCTAGTAATTTTGTGGTTTGGGATTGGCGATCAAGCTAGATTATTTCTAGTATCAATGGGGGTATTTTTTCCCATATATCTCAATACATTTCATGGAATTCGCAGCGTAGATCCTGGCTTAATTGAAATGGGCAGAGTTTATGGATTGAAAACTAGAGAGCTTTTGTGGCAAATCATTTTCCCTGGCGCATTATCTTCAATTTTAGTTGGGGTACGTTTTTCTTTGGGAATCATGTGGTTAACCTTAATTGTGGCAGAAACAATTGCTGCGGATTCAGGAATAGGTTACATGGCTATGAATGCCCGTGAGTTTATGCAAACTGATGTGGTAGTTTTGAGCATTTTTATCTATGCTTTGTTGGGTAAATTAGCAGATGCTATAGCTAGAACTTTAGAAGCCAAATGTCTGGCTTGGCATCCTAATTATCAAAGTGCATAA
- a CDS encoding ABC transporter-related protein: MIATEKGTHLNILDLTKAFNGNNVLKSVNLEVAPGEFIAIVGRSGCGKSTLLRLISGLDKPTAGGILLNGEPLRKLSRSVRVMFQDPRLLAWKRVIQNVGLGLQNNWRERAQWALEQVGLKDRADEWPSILSGGQRQRVSLARALVSQPRLLLLDEPLGALDALTRIDMQGLIERLWQEQGFTSLLVTHDVEEAVALADRVILIEEGRITLDIRVDLPRPRDRSTEVFVNIRETVLERVMHREAAHSSHELFQLSH; encoded by the coding sequence ATGATTGCTACAGAAAAAGGTACACATCTCAATATTTTGGATCTGACTAAAGCTTTTAATGGTAACAATGTTTTGAAGTCAGTCAATTTAGAAGTGGCTCCAGGCGAATTTATCGCTATTGTCGGACGTAGTGGTTGCGGTAAAAGTACTTTGCTGCGTCTGATTTCTGGGTTGGATAAACCAACTGCGGGAGGAATATTACTAAATGGAGAACCACTACGTAAACTAAGCCGTTCTGTGAGAGTGATGTTTCAAGATCCCCGACTGCTTGCATGGAAGCGAGTGATTCAGAATGTGGGCTTGGGCTTACAAAATAATTGGCGTGAAAGAGCGCAGTGGGCGCTGGAACAAGTGGGATTGAAGGATAGAGCCGATGAGTGGCCATCTATACTGTCTGGCGGACAAAGACAACGAGTATCTCTAGCCAGAGCATTAGTCAGCCAACCGCGTTTATTATTGCTAGATGAACCTTTGGGTGCTTTGGATGCTCTAACTCGCATTGATATGCAGGGGTTAATTGAAAGATTATGGCAAGAACAGGGTTTTACTTCTCTGTTGGTAACTCATGATGTGGAAGAGGCTGTAGCGTTAGCAGACAGAGTCATTTTGATTGAAGAGGGTAGGATTACTCTAGATATACGCGTAGACCTTCCTCGACCACGCGATCGCAGTACTGAAGTTTTTGTTAATATACGTGAAACTGTTCTTGAGCGCGTTATGCATCGAGAAGCGGCTCACTCCAGTCATGAATTATTTCAACTCAGCCATTAA
- a CDS encoding putative lipoprotein, with amino-acid sequence MIFDQAEFNLRCEWGIKGVSQLAPISDVVVIVDVLSFSTATEIATNNGAIIYPYQWRDDSALNYAKSVQAELCKSRFSQDGYSLSPVSLAKIPAGTKLVVPSPNGSSLTLLTGKTPTIAGCLRNCEAVAKFAQKYGSRIAVIPAGEKWEDGTLRPAFEDLIGAGAILSYLNGNLSPEAEIAVAAFQTCQKSLLRNLKKCSSGKELIAKGFESDVELAADFNISNCVPLLIDNAYIKQIATEGKNPNHHL; translated from the coding sequence ATGATTTTTGACCAAGCAGAATTTAATCTACGCTGTGAGTGGGGCATAAAAGGTGTTTCTCAACTTGCACCGATTAGTGATGTTGTTGTGATAGTTGATGTTTTATCTTTCTCGACTGCAACAGAAATTGCGACAAACAACGGAGCAATTATTTACCCATATCAATGGCGAGATGATTCTGCACTTAATTATGCCAAGTCTGTACAAGCAGAATTATGTAAAAGTCGTTTTTCTCAAGATGGTTATTCCCTTTCCCCTGTATCTCTGGCTAAAATTCCTGCGGGAACTAAGCTAGTTGTACCATCTCCAAATGGTTCTTCACTAACATTGTTGACAGGTAAAACCCCTACCATAGCCGGGTGCTTGCGAAACTGTGAAGCAGTTGCAAAATTCGCCCAAAAATATGGATCTAGAATTGCAGTAATTCCTGCTGGTGAAAAGTGGGAAGATGGCACACTACGACCAGCTTTTGAAGATTTAATTGGTGCTGGAGCCATCTTGAGTTACTTGAATGGTAATTTATCTCCAGAAGCAGAAATTGCTGTAGCAGCGTTTCAAACTTGTCAGAAAAGTTTGTTAAGAAATTTAAAAAAATGCAGTTCCGGCAAAGAATTGATTGCCAAAGGTTTTGAATCTGACGTTGAATTAGCAGCTGATTTTAATATTAGTAATTGTGTACCTTTATTAATTGACAATGCTTACATTAAGCAGATTGCAACTGAGGGCAAAAACCCCAACCATCACCTTTAG
- a CDS encoding HAD-superfamily hydrolase codes for MTIEAVLFDLDGTLLDRETSLQQFIAAQYDRFTPALESIPKQDYISRFIELDCRGYVWKDKVYQSLLSEFSCDKLSWQDLLQDYENQFIHSCVPFPHLQSTLEALKAAGYLLGIVTNGRETFQQRTIQGLHIENYFDAILISETEGVRKPEAEIFLRALQKLGVQAQESVFIGDHPTADVLGAKNIGMKAIWKCDRYWPEPVEVDAIIDDLSMLPSIIQRLQYTRVGNATPFKS; via the coding sequence ATGACGATCGAAGCAGTTCTGTTTGATTTAGATGGTACTCTCCTCGATCGAGAGACTTCACTCCAACAATTTATTGCGGCTCAATACGATCGCTTTACTCCAGCACTAGAAAGCATCCCTAAACAAGACTATATTTCCCGATTCATTGAATTGGATTGTCGAGGTTATGTCTGGAAGGATAAAGTCTACCAAAGCTTGCTGTCTGAATTTTCCTGCGACAAGCTGAGTTGGCAAGATTTACTCCAAGATTATGAAAATCAATTTATACATTCCTGTGTTCCCTTTCCTCACCTGCAAAGCACTCTGGAAGCCCTGAAGGCCGCAGGCTATTTGTTAGGGATCGTTACCAATGGTCGTGAAACCTTTCAGCAGCGCACAATTCAAGGGTTACATATTGAAAATTATTTTGACGCTATCTTGATTTCTGAAACAGAGGGAGTCAGGAAACCAGAAGCAGAAATTTTCTTAAGGGCGCTGCAAAAGCTAGGAGTCCAAGCACAGGAGAGTGTATTTATTGGCGATCATCCTACAGCTGATGTGTTAGGAGCCAAGAATATTGGTATGAAAGCAATCTGGAAATGCGATCGCTATTGGCCTGAACCAGTAGAGGTTGATGCAATTATTGATGATTTAAGTATGCTGCCTTCAATCATTCAGCGCCTTCAATATACAAGGGTGGGCAATGCCACCCCATTTAAAAGTTAG
- a CDS encoding secretion protein HlyD → MWSNTSPDNALHSKPKDKGEELQTATIDEFLPPLGIWTKLSGLFMLAGFGSAVALASIAQYKVVVKAPAIVRPAGELRLVQAAMEGTVKQIAVQENQFVRQGDAIAILEDSQLQTKASQLRGNIQHNQLQLSQIAAGLGALDAKINAETTAMQRSITSAQAELSRNQRDYQDLQIGTETEVKEAKAALSLAQDELNRYLSLGQTGAVTKLQIKEKESAAQTAQARLERAMSKLNPSHATVTLAQERIALAKAQGKSILASLSKEREASIQEQLNIKSQIDRDQKDLKQVEIEQQKAIVRSPKTGTILKLELRNPGQVVRPGDTIAQIAPNENSLLIKARVAASDVANVKVCTASQIQNCREGKVFLRVSAYPYTDYGTLTGAVRAIAPDATTSQGTNAAPYYEVTISPEKLYLERNHQQYPIQAGMEVSAEIVAHEETILRFILRKARLLTNF, encoded by the coding sequence ATGTGGAGTAACACCAGCCCAGACAATGCTTTACACTCTAAACCTAAAGATAAAGGTGAGGAACTGCAAACCGCTACAATCGATGAATTCTTACCCCCGCTAGGAATCTGGACAAAATTAAGCGGATTGTTCATGCTAGCTGGATTTGGGTCTGCTGTGGCATTGGCATCGATCGCTCAGTATAAAGTTGTTGTCAAAGCACCTGCCATTGTGCGTCCGGCTGGAGAACTGCGTTTAGTACAGGCAGCAATGGAAGGAACAGTCAAGCAGATTGCCGTACAGGAGAATCAGTTTGTCCGCCAAGGCGATGCGATCGCAATACTCGAAGATTCTCAATTGCAAACCAAAGCAAGTCAACTGCGAGGTAACATTCAACACAACCAGTTACAACTATCTCAAATTGCTGCCGGGTTAGGGGCATTGGATGCCAAAATTAATGCTGAAACAACGGCAATGCAGCGCTCGATTACCTCTGCGCAAGCAGAATTAAGCCGCAATCAGCGGGACTATCAAGATCTTCAAATCGGCACAGAAACGGAAGTGAAAGAAGCAAAAGCTGCTTTATCTCTAGCCCAAGATGAGTTAAACCGCTATTTGAGCTTAGGTCAAACTGGTGCTGTCACCAAGTTGCAAATTAAAGAAAAAGAATCGGCAGCACAGACGGCTCAAGCTCGGTTAGAACGAGCTATGTCTAAACTCAATCCCAGCCATGCTACGGTTACACTTGCCCAAGAAAGAATTGCTTTGGCAAAGGCACAAGGTAAGTCGATACTGGCTAGCTTAAGCAAAGAACGCGAAGCCTCGATCCAGGAACAATTAAATATTAAAAGCCAAATCGATCGAGACCAAAAAGACCTGAAACAGGTGGAGATTGAGCAACAAAAGGCGATCGTGCGATCGCCAAAAACCGGAACTATCCTCAAGCTAGAACTGAGAAACCCCGGTCAAGTTGTCCGTCCAGGAGATACTATCGCCCAAATTGCTCCTAACGAGAACTCGTTGCTGATCAAGGCACGGGTTGCGGCTAGTGATGTTGCCAATGTCAAAGTCTGCACGGCTAGCCAAATCCAGAACTGTCGAGAAGGTAAGGTTTTTTTGCGTGTCTCTGCTTATCCTTACACAGACTATGGCACATTAACCGGAGCCGTTCGTGCTATTGCTCCGGATGCTACTACTTCCCAAGGAACTAATGCTGCTCCCTATTATGAAGTCACGATCTCTCCTGAAAAACTATATTTAGAGCGCAATCACCAACAATACCCCATCCAAGCTGGAATGGAGGTTTCAGCAGAGATCGTTGCTCATGAGGAAACGATACTGAGATTCATTTTAAGAAAAGCTAGATTGCTGACTAACTTTTAA